From a region of the Rouxiella sp. S1S-2 genome:
- a CDS encoding ABC transporter substrate-binding protein, translating into MCAMKDVNRRQFIAGTTVLTGAAMLPGSAKAAAPASSGTPATGTPRRGGVLRISVDQAANMLNPQQARVNPEYLLAELLYSGLTRLTQDMKAEADLAVSWKPNADLSQWTFTLRKGLTFHDGSSCTAKDVVASLNAILDSKNASPGQRNIGPIKTITASDDATVVITTDGAYADLPVMLAYPDAKIVPAAIAEGQLARLSKEAIGTGPFKLVSFDPERLVVVERNPHYYDPERPYLDRVEVVVYPDAIAEGSALISGDTDLMQAVQSTEFPRLSKSTGVIPLRVPAGQFLNVNMACDAKPFNDVRVRQALALCVDRAAMVDFVANGFGTPGNDTPLNTAYQYYLKEPLKQANYAKAKALLAEAGYPDGLDITLIASDKPSTRTQLGVALREMAKPAGFRINVQTMANSTYLDQVWKKGNFYVGFYNMQATADAVFSLLYTSKASWNETRWNNADFDKVVQSARETDDVAKRSELYGQAQKLMHEQVPSMIPTFFDLLAASRDYVAGYQLNPRGAVFRLDHVWLTAKAPNRK; encoded by the coding sequence ATGTGTGCAATGAAAGACGTTAACCGCCGCCAGTTCATCGCAGGCACCACCGTATTGACCGGTGCAGCCATGCTTCCCGGGTCCGCTAAAGCCGCCGCACCTGCCTCCAGTGGCACGCCTGCCACAGGCACACCACGCCGCGGTGGGGTGCTGCGCATCAGTGTCGATCAGGCTGCCAACATGCTCAATCCCCAGCAGGCGAGGGTCAATCCCGAATATCTGCTGGCCGAATTGCTCTATAGCGGTCTGACCCGACTCACGCAGGACATGAAAGCCGAGGCTGACCTGGCGGTGAGCTGGAAGCCGAATGCGGACCTTTCACAGTGGACCTTTACCCTGCGCAAAGGCCTGACATTCCACGACGGTTCAAGCTGCACCGCCAAAGACGTGGTTGCCAGCCTTAACGCCATTCTCGACAGCAAAAATGCCTCACCGGGTCAGCGCAATATCGGGCCGATTAAAACCATTACCGCCAGCGATGACGCCACCGTGGTGATAACCACCGACGGCGCCTATGCCGACCTGCCAGTGATGCTGGCCTATCCCGACGCCAAAATCGTTCCCGCCGCAATCGCCGAAGGGCAGTTGGCGCGCCTGAGCAAAGAGGCTATTGGTACCGGTCCGTTCAAGCTAGTGTCGTTTGACCCCGAGCGGCTGGTGGTGGTCGAGCGCAATCCGCACTATTACGACCCAGAGCGCCCGTACCTCGACCGTGTGGAAGTGGTGGTTTATCCCGATGCCATTGCCGAAGGGTCTGCACTGATTTCCGGCGATACCGACCTGATGCAGGCGGTACAGTCCACTGAATTTCCGCGTCTGTCAAAATCGACGGGCGTTATTCCTTTGCGTGTACCGGCCGGGCAGTTTCTTAACGTTAACATGGCCTGCGACGCCAAACCGTTCAACGATGTCCGCGTGCGTCAGGCGCTGGCGCTGTGCGTAGACCGCGCCGCGATGGTGGACTTTGTGGCTAACGGTTTCGGCACGCCGGGCAACGATACCCCGCTTAACACCGCCTATCAGTATTACCTGAAAGAGCCTTTAAAGCAGGCCAACTATGCCAAAGCCAAAGCGCTGCTGGCCGAAGCGGGCTATCCGGACGGGCTGGATATCACACTGATTGCCTCCGATAAACCGTCAACGCGCACCCAGCTTGGCGTGGCGCTGCGCGAAATGGCTAAACCGGCGGGATTTCGCATCAACGTGCAGACCATGGCCAACAGCACCTATCTGGATCAGGTGTGGAAGAAGGGCAATTTCTACGTCGGTTTCTACAACATGCAGGCCACGGCGGATGCGGTGTTCTCGCTGCTGTATACCTCAAAGGCCTCGTGGAACGAAACGCGCTGGAACAACGCCGATTTTGACAAGGTGGTGCAGTCAGCGCGTGAAACCGACGACGTAGCCAAACGCAGCGAGCTTTATGGTCAGGCGCAGAAACTGATGCACGAACAGGTGCCGTCAATGATCC
- a CDS encoding M20 family metallopeptidase: MPFKGSLQIALDSIGQDSKAILQDLSQMLEVDTCFPPGTGYPAFADLMQSLLTPMGFSFKRAIVPEALWQTPDGSAQGERVNLIASFDGGAREACNLYFHVDTVPAGDGWTHPPLALTQVDNKLIGRGSADMKGTIVATLAAIRAAQRTGLALRFNPVLLLCTDEEGGLYPGVRYLAEQKLFAGHMLSFNGGAVPRIWGGCFGSIDLKISVIGRSAHSGDPVGGINAIEQSLPLLNALHALKLQVEQRESAMPSPPHYEGRPLTSRLTLAAVQGGSKGSTIPARFDLLVNRRYSPEEPFEHVWRELSTCIEQAMAGSAALAVEYHLIGHLAPVSDPGGPHWPRWLSALSQGFGFDANDFAVWGSSTSSDMGWVQQAGIKEILLGGLARPENRIHASDEYTTMQDIVALAQSILAYLSADFQPE, from the coding sequence ATGCCGTTTAAAGGAAGTTTGCAAATTGCATTAGATTCCATCGGCCAGGATTCAAAGGCCATTTTACAAGACCTGAGTCAAATGCTCGAGGTGGATACCTGTTTCCCGCCGGGTACTGGCTATCCGGCTTTTGCTGACCTGATGCAGTCTTTGCTTACGCCAATGGGATTCTCTTTTAAACGCGCTATTGTGCCCGAAGCGCTGTGGCAAACGCCGGACGGCAGTGCGCAGGGTGAACGAGTAAACCTGATTGCTTCATTCGACGGCGGTGCCCGTGAGGCCTGCAATCTGTATTTTCATGTCGATACCGTTCCGGCGGGCGATGGCTGGACTCATCCACCGCTGGCGTTGACGCAGGTGGATAACAAGCTGATAGGGCGCGGCAGCGCTGACATGAAAGGCACCATTGTTGCCACGCTGGCGGCTATTCGTGCCGCACAGCGCACAGGACTGGCGCTGCGGTTCAACCCTGTGCTGCTGCTGTGCACTGACGAAGAGGGCGGTCTATATCCTGGTGTTCGCTATCTGGCGGAGCAAAAGCTGTTTGCAGGCCACATGCTGAGCTTCAACGGCGGTGCGGTGCCGCGTATCTGGGGTGGCTGTTTCGGCAGTATCGACCTCAAAATCAGCGTAATCGGTCGCTCTGCACATTCAGGCGATCCGGTCGGCGGCATCAACGCCATTGAACAAAGCCTGCCGCTGCTTAACGCGCTGCATGCACTGAAACTGCAGGTCGAGCAGCGTGAGTCGGCGATGCCGTCACCGCCGCACTATGAGGGGCGTCCGCTGACCTCGCGACTGACGCTGGCAGCGGTGCAGGGCGGCAGCAAAGGCTCAACCATTCCTGCACGTTTTGACCTGCTGGTTAATCGTCGCTATTCGCCAGAGGAGCCGTTCGAGCACGTATGGCGCGAACTGTCCACCTGCATTGAGCAGGCAATGGCCGGTTCGGCGGCGCTGGCAGTTGAATATCATCTTATTGGACATCTGGCCCCGGTCAGTGACCCAGGCGGTCCACACTGGCCGCGCTGGCTGTCGGCACTCAGTCAGGGCTTCGGTTTTGACGCAAACGATTTCGCCGTGTGGGGATCGTCTACCAGCTCTGATATGGGTTGGGTGCAGCAGGCCGGTATTAAAGAAATTTTGCTGGGTGGGTTAGCCCGCCCCGAGAATCGAATCCATGCGTCGGACGAGTACACCACGATGCAGGATATCGTTGCTTTGGCTCAGTCAATTTTGGCCTATTTATCGGCCGATTTTCAGCCCGAGTAA
- the astE gene encoding succinylglutamate desuccinylase, with product MFDVLTLTMEGTPPVQPVGQLPHLDWQWLAEGVLELSPRQPCTRAVVLSAGVHGNETAPIELLNELVAELLTGTRPLNVRLLVVLGNPPSMRANKRFVQADMNRMFGGRHARFPLSEETVRAQQLEHLLAQFFRSATAAGTTQRYHYDLHTAIRGSLHLRFGLLPFQPRPHAPEMLQWLERAGLEALVYHRSPGGTFTHFSSEVFQAESCTLELGKALPFGGNDLGQFSQIKRALEALVSDVPAVERQGEPMKHYQVVQDILREQQDFALHIPADALNFTAYPQGYMLAEQSGKTYRVEHREEVVLFPNPNVALGLRAGLMLVLKS from the coding sequence ATGTTTGACGTATTAACACTGACAATGGAGGGAACGCCTCCCGTTCAGCCGGTCGGACAATTGCCTCATCTCGACTGGCAATGGCTGGCGGAAGGCGTGCTTGAGCTTTCCCCGCGGCAGCCTTGCACCCGAGCCGTCGTGCTTTCAGCGGGGGTACACGGCAATGAAACCGCCCCGATTGAGCTGTTGAATGAGTTGGTGGCCGAGCTGCTGACAGGAACGCGGCCACTCAATGTTCGCCTGCTGGTGGTGTTGGGGAATCCGCCGTCAATGCGAGCCAATAAACGCTTTGTGCAGGCGGACATGAACCGCATGTTCGGCGGGCGTCATGCCCGCTTTCCCCTGAGTGAGGAAACCGTACGGGCGCAGCAGCTCGAGCATCTTTTAGCGCAGTTCTTCCGCAGTGCTACGGCGGCCGGCACCACGCAGCGCTATCATTACGACCTGCATACGGCGATCCGCGGCTCTCTGCACCTGCGTTTTGGCCTGCTGCCTTTCCAACCGCGTCCTCACGCGCCAGAGATGCTGCAGTGGTTGGAAAGGGCAGGGTTAGAGGCGTTGGTTTATCACCGTTCGCCTGGCGGCACGTTTACCCATTTCAGCAGTGAAGTTTTTCAGGCCGAGAGCTGTACACTGGAGTTGGGCAAAGCGCTGCCGTTTGGGGGTAATGATCTTGGTCAGTTTAGCCAGATAAAACGGGCACTTGAGGCATTGGTCAGTGATGTTCCTGCCGTCGAGCGTCAAGGTGAGCCGATGAAGCATTACCAGGTGGTGCAGGATATTTTGCGTGAACAGCAGGACTTCGCGCTGCATATTCCTGCCGATGCGCTCAACTTCACGGCTTATCCGCAAGGCTACATGCTGGCCGAACAATCAGGTAAAACCTATCGCGTGGAGCATCGCGAGGAAGTGGTGCTGTTTCCGAACCCTAACGTGGCGTTGGGGCTGAGGGCAGGGCTAATGCTGGTGTTGAAATCGTAG
- the astD gene encoding succinylglutamate-semialdehyde dehydrogenase, which produces MTHPALFIQGQWRSGQGVLLEKSNPVSNELLWSALSASSQDVESACQAAREAFPAWARQTLAQRAEIIQRFAALLTENKTKLAETISLETSKPRWETLTEVQAMIGKVAISLEANQQRTGEKHTPMPDGEAVLRHRPHGVLAVFGPYNFPGHLPNGHIVPALLAGNTLVFKPSELTPATAEATLKLWEQAGLPAGVLNLVQGGRSTGEALAASSQLDGLLFTGSAGTGYQLHRQLAGQPEKILALEMGGNNALIVEPVQDIDAAVNLTIQSAFISAGQRCTCARRLLVKQGQAGDVFLKRLVEVTSALRVGAWDAEPQPFIGGVISDTAARNMLNAQASLVELGGKSLLTLARLSPDNTLLSPGIIDLTDVAGVPDEEHFGPLLSVIRYADFDEAIRLANQTRFGLATGLISEQREQFDRLLLEARAGIVNWNKPLTGASSNAPFGGVGASGNHRASAYYAADYCAWPMASLETNRIELPSALSPGIDFGQAK; this is translated from the coding sequence ATGACCCATCCAGCACTTTTTATTCAGGGACAGTGGCGCAGCGGACAGGGCGTGCTGCTGGAGAAATCAAATCCGGTTAGCAATGAACTGCTTTGGTCTGCCCTAAGCGCCAGCTCGCAGGACGTAGAGTCTGCGTGTCAGGCCGCCCGCGAGGCATTCCCCGCCTGGGCTCGCCAGACGCTTGCCCAGCGTGCGGAAATTATTCAACGTTTTGCCGCGCTGCTCACCGAAAATAAAACCAAACTGGCTGAGACCATCAGTCTGGAAACCAGTAAGCCGCGTTGGGAAACCCTGACCGAGGTGCAGGCGATGATTGGCAAAGTGGCTATCTCGCTTGAAGCCAACCAGCAGCGTACCGGTGAAAAACATACGCCGATGCCCGACGGTGAAGCGGTGTTGCGCCATCGTCCTCACGGCGTGCTGGCGGTATTTGGTCCCTACAACTTCCCAGGACATTTACCGAATGGGCACATTGTTCCTGCTCTGCTGGCGGGCAATACGCTGGTGTTCAAACCTAGCGAGCTCACCCCAGCCACCGCTGAAGCCACGCTCAAGCTCTGGGAGCAGGCAGGGCTTCCTGCAGGCGTGCTGAACTTGGTTCAGGGCGGCCGTTCTACCGGTGAAGCGCTGGCGGCCTCGTCACAGCTCGACGGCCTGCTGTTTACCGGCAGTGCTGGAACGGGTTATCAGTTACACCGACAATTGGCCGGACAGCCGGAGAAAATTCTTGCGCTGGAAATGGGGGGTAATAACGCGCTGATCGTTGAACCGGTGCAGGACATCGATGCCGCCGTTAACCTGACGATTCAATCGGCGTTTATTTCAGCGGGTCAGCGCTGCACCTGCGCACGTCGCCTGTTGGTTAAGCAGGGTCAGGCGGGGGATGTATTCCTCAAACGTCTGGTCGAGGTGACAAGCGCGTTGCGCGTTGGGGCCTGGGACGCAGAACCTCAGCCGTTCATCGGTGGCGTTATTTCTGATACAGCAGCGCGCAATATGCTCAACGCACAGGCGTCTTTGGTTGAGCTGGGTGGAAAATCATTATTGACCCTGGCTCGCCTAAGCCCTGACAACACCTTGCTCTCGCCGGGCATCATCGACTTGACCGACGTTGCAGGCGTGCCGGACGAAGAACACTTTGGGCCGTTGCTGAGCGTGATTCGCTATGCTGATTTTGATGAGGCAATCAGGCTGGCAAATCAAACTCGCTTTGGCTTGGCAACCGGCCTGATATCAGAACAGCGCGAGCAGTTTGACCGTTTGCTGCTCGAAGCCAGAGCCGGCATTGTTAACTGGAACAAGCCGTTGACCGGTGCCTCCAGCAATGCACCTTTCGGCGGGGTAGGTGCCTCTGGCAACCACCGTGCCAGCGCCTATTACGCCGCCGACTACTGCGCGTGGCCCATGGCGTCACTGGAAACTAACCGTATTGAGCTCCCTTCCGCGCTATCGCCGGGGATTGATTTTGGACAAGCAAAGTAA
- a CDS encoding carbohydrate-binding protein, translated as MLNKLRIALLVGAALLTQPALAADQNRTISYLTSWGLPLNAHTDLENTKVDTFLLSFGEWDAAGNINSSDHIISIPKYNEWSLDRTAYETWTTIKLDHPEKKMMVAFGGETYERMWAYLDSPAARENIAQGLVKLLDTGFPVYKKNLKPEEMQGECSSSDTPCNMTHYQKAGTVYLDGIDFDFEKGARLTPQENNNLLLLAQRIRQLIGANSTKLLSLTTYHVGADPIECLNGSDSGNCSFIGSDHSGEVLPLLTGSKGVFDFYNVMAYDAGRDFKYAVAMNNYANAVGDKSKIVLGTTINDQWAPGNRFVETKENNVARAEWQAKNNYGGFFVWALGSNNQQMNLEHQVEYINDMREAAGDNSTPAPDVDYTAPTAPGNLQASVTGKVITLNWQPSTDNVGVTGYWIYRDSRKTDATPFTTWKDNAAVAGIEHSYHVVAHDAAGNRSQASETVNAKIVQDEEDAVVHPHAPNGLAVHSVTKNSLNLSWKPVNNVTVTKYHVYRNGVKTATTANSELRESGLTAGTTYRYYVIAETAKGVQSAASATFTAKTSDDTVVAPSESDWKTGTAYKAGTVVTYQGKKYRCLQPHSAIESWNPVAAFSLWKAI; from the coding sequence ATGTTGAACAAGTTACGTATAGCTTTATTGGTTGGGGCTGCATTACTGACACAGCCTGCATTGGCGGCCGACCAAAACCGCACGATCAGTTATTTGACCTCGTGGGGACTGCCACTTAATGCACATACAGACCTGGAGAACACCAAAGTTGATACCTTCCTGCTCTCTTTTGGAGAATGGGATGCTGCGGGTAACATCAATTCGTCTGACCATATCATCTCGATTCCCAAATACAATGAATGGTCATTAGATAGAACCGCTTACGAAACCTGGACAACGATTAAACTCGATCATCCTGAAAAGAAAATGATGGTCGCCTTTGGCGGTGAAACCTATGAAAGGATGTGGGCATATTTAGACTCGCCAGCGGCTCGTGAAAACATCGCACAAGGCTTGGTCAAACTTCTGGATACAGGCTTCCCGGTTTATAAAAAGAATCTTAAACCTGAAGAGATGCAGGGTGAATGCTCGTCCAGCGATACTCCATGCAACATGACCCATTACCAAAAAGCGGGAACTGTATATCTCGATGGCATAGATTTTGATTTCGAAAAAGGAGCGCGCCTTACTCCGCAAGAAAACAATAACCTTCTCCTGCTAGCCCAGCGCATACGTCAATTGATCGGAGCAAACAGCACGAAATTGCTTAGCTTGACCACTTATCACGTGGGCGCCGATCCGATTGAGTGCCTAAACGGCTCAGATAGCGGAAATTGTTCTTTCATTGGATCCGACCACTCTGGTGAAGTGCTGCCACTGCTGACTGGCAGTAAAGGCGTGTTCGACTTTTACAATGTGATGGCTTATGACGCAGGTCGTGACTTCAAGTATGCCGTGGCAATGAATAACTACGCCAACGCGGTTGGCGACAAGTCAAAGATTGTCCTTGGTACCACAATTAATGACCAGTGGGCTCCGGGCAATAGATTTGTAGAAACAAAAGAGAATAACGTTGCGCGTGCAGAATGGCAGGCAAAGAATAATTATGGCGGATTTTTTGTGTGGGCGTTGGGTTCGAACAATCAACAGATGAACCTGGAACACCAGGTAGAATACATCAATGATATGCGGGAAGCGGCGGGCGACAATTCTACACCAGCCCCAGATGTAGACTATACCGCACCGACAGCACCGGGTAATCTGCAGGCAAGCGTAACGGGTAAGGTTATCACTCTTAACTGGCAGCCTTCGACCGATAACGTTGGGGTTACCGGTTATTGGATTTATCGTGACAGCAGAAAGACTGATGCAACGCCTTTCACAACATGGAAAGACAACGCGGCTGTAGCGGGTATTGAACACAGCTACCATGTTGTAGCTCACGACGCAGCAGGCAATCGTTCTCAGGCAAGTGAAACGGTTAATGCAAAAATCGTTCAAGATGAAGAAGACGCTGTCGTTCATCCGCATGCACCGAACGGCCTGGCTGTACATTCAGTGACTAAAAACTCTCTGAACCTAAGCTGGAAACCTGTCAATAACGTGACCGTAACGAAGTATCACGTTTATCGTAACGGCGTTAAGACTGCCACCACCGCGAACTCAGAGTTACGTGAAAGTGGTCTCACCGCAGGCACGACTTATCGCTATTACGTTATTGCTGAAACGGCCAAGGGTGTGCAATCCGCTGCAAGCGCGACGTTTACGGCTAAAACCAGTGACGACACGGTTGTTGCGCCTTCCGAAAGTGATTGGAAAACAGGGACTGCCTATAAAGCAGGCACCGTAGTGACCTATCAGGGCAAAAAATATCGTTGCCTGCAACCACACTCTGCAATTGAGTCCTGGAACCCAGTTGCCGCCTTCTCACTGTGGAAAGCAATCTAA
- a CDS encoding GntR family transcriptional regulator, whose translation MSQQNKGEQEASSFARLSDREGAPLYEVVKRHISESILMGQLTPGMVLPSENALAADFGVSVGTVRKALSALTTEGMLMRRRKTGTVVTGWAPLHNLSYFFQYFRLHGRDGSLVHSHTILLDYQTGHASEYEAEKLNISVQAPVIRLKRLRKIKDAPTMHEQLVLAADRLPDFPKAENLPPLLYRFLLEKYGVRVAAVREQITAVLANDEDLRLLELTAPHAVMVIDEVSFDQSALPVILAHHRFSTDNYVYVNEIR comes from the coding sequence ATGAGCCAACAAAATAAAGGTGAGCAGGAAGCAAGCAGCTTTGCTCGTTTAAGCGACAGGGAAGGCGCGCCGCTGTATGAGGTCGTGAAACGTCATATCAGCGAATCTATTCTGATGGGGCAACTGACGCCGGGCATGGTGTTGCCAAGCGAAAATGCGCTGGCGGCTGATTTTGGTGTATCGGTAGGCACGGTGAGGAAAGCGCTGTCGGCCCTGACCACCGAAGGCATGCTGATGAGGCGGCGTAAAACCGGCACGGTGGTGACCGGCTGGGCTCCGCTGCACAATTTGAGCTATTTTTTCCAATATTTTCGCTTGCACGGCCGTGACGGGTCACTGGTGCATTCGCACACTATCTTGCTTGATTATCAGACAGGCCATGCGAGTGAATATGAAGCGGAGAAGCTCAATATTTCGGTGCAAGCACCGGTTATTCGTCTTAAACGTTTACGAAAAATAAAAGACGCACCGACCATGCATGAGCAGTTGGTACTCGCCGCCGATCGCCTGCCCGACTTCCCGAAGGCCGAAAATCTGCCCCCGCTGCTTTATCGTTTTCTGCTGGAAAAATACGGCGTGCGCGTGGCGGCGGTGCGTGAACAGATCACGGCTGTGCTTGCCAATGACGAGGACTTGCGACTGCTGGAGCTCACTGCACCCCACGCGGTAATGGTGATTGACGAGGTATCTTTTGACCAAAGCGCACTGCCGGTTATCTTGGCGCATCATCGCTTTAGCACTGATAATTACGTCTATGTGAATGAAATTCGGTAA
- the astB gene encoding N-succinylarginine dihydrolase yields the protein MSGYEVNFDGLVGLTHHYAGLSFGNEASTRNQSAVANPKLAARQGLLKMKALSDLGFKQGVLPPHERPHLATLRQMGFHGSDAQVLSQANAYAPRLLSSLSSASAMWVANAATVSPSADSADGRVHFTVANLNNKFHRAIEADTTSAILRGTFSHAQHFAHHAALPQMASLGDEGAANHNRLCVEYDRPGVQVFVYGRDGLVTGNNEPVRYPARQTRLASDAVARLHQLDASRTVFIQQDPQAIDSGVFHNDVISVSNRQVLFHHQQAFVNQQAAFDEIRRKMASVECEFQPIEVPQSRVSLDDAVATYLFNSQLLSKADGKMTIVVPEESRQHAAVWDYLSDLRDNGGPINQIEVFDLRESMRNGGGPACLRLRVALNETELAAVNQASLMNDVLFNRLNVWVDKHYRDRMQQEDLADPQLLTEVRHALDELTQILQLGSIYPFQQF from the coding sequence ATGTCTGGATATGAAGTCAATTTTGATGGTTTGGTGGGTCTGACGCATCACTACGCGGGGCTGTCATTTGGCAACGAAGCCTCTACCCGTAACCAAAGCGCGGTCGCTAATCCCAAACTGGCGGCCAGGCAGGGCCTGTTAAAGATGAAGGCCTTGAGTGACCTTGGTTTTAAGCAGGGGGTATTGCCTCCTCACGAGCGTCCTCACTTGGCCACGCTGCGCCAAATGGGGTTTCACGGCAGCGACGCACAGGTGTTGTCGCAGGCCAATGCTTACGCGCCGCGCCTGCTTTCGTCGCTAAGCTCGGCTTCTGCGATGTGGGTTGCCAACGCTGCCACCGTTTCACCCTCCGCCGACAGCGCCGATGGGCGCGTGCATTTCACCGTCGCCAACCTCAACAACAAGTTTCACCGCGCCATTGAGGCAGACACGACCTCGGCTATTCTGCGCGGTACATTTAGTCATGCGCAACACTTTGCGCACCACGCCGCGCTGCCGCAGATGGCAAGCCTTGGCGACGAAGGCGCGGCTAACCATAATCGTCTTTGCGTGGAATATGACCGACCCGGCGTACAGGTGTTTGTTTATGGTCGTGATGGGCTGGTCACCGGCAATAACGAACCGGTACGCTATCCGGCCAGACAGACCCGGCTTGCCAGTGACGCAGTGGCACGATTGCATCAGCTTGACGCGTCACGCACGGTGTTTATTCAGCAGGATCCGCAAGCTATCGACAGCGGCGTTTTTCACAATGACGTCATCTCGGTCAGCAATCGTCAGGTGCTGTTCCATCACCAGCAGGCGTTTGTAAACCAGCAGGCGGCGTTTGATGAAATTCGCCGCAAAATGGCCAGCGTCGAATGTGAATTCCAGCCGATTGAAGTGCCACAATCGCGTGTTTCACTTGATGACGCCGTCGCGACCTATCTGTTTAACAGCCAGTTGCTCAGCAAGGCCGACGGCAAAATGACCATTGTGGTGCCAGAAGAATCGCGCCAGCATGCTGCCGTGTGGGACTATTTGTCCGATCTGCGCGACAACGGAGGTCCTATCAATCAAATAGAAGTCTTCGACCTGCGCGAAAGCATGCGCAATGGTGGTGGCCCAGCCTGTTTAAGACTGCGGGTAGCGCTTAACGAAACCGAGCTGGCGGCGGTAAATCAGGCTTCTCTGATGAATGACGTGCTGTTTAATCGACTCAATGTTTGGGTCGACAAACACTATCGTGACCGCATGCAGCAGGAAGATTTAGCCGATCCACAGCTATTGACCGAGGTTCGCCACGCGCTTGACGAGCTCACGCAAATACTGCAGTTAGGGAGTATCTATCCTTTCCAGCAGTTCTGA